One genomic window of Ottowia oryzae includes the following:
- the uppS gene encoding polyprenyl diphosphate synthase — translation MAFPRLSSAASAAARPAPHHVAIVMDGNGRWAHKRLLPRIAGHRQGVESLRRCIRACAERGVKVLTVFAFSSENWNRPEEEVSGLMELMGKALANEVPELHRAGIRMYFVGDRDSLSARMQQSLTQAEAATAANSRMVLNVCFNYGGRWDIAQAAARVAASGQPINEESLGRATALAHVPDPDLLIRTGGEHRISNFLLWQCAYSELYFSDKLWPDFDEAALDEALADYAVRERRFGKTSAQVAQATG, via the coding sequence ATGGCGTTTCCCCGCTTGTCTTCCGCTGCGTCCGCAGCGGCCCGCCCAGCGCCTCATCACGTGGCCATCGTGATGGACGGCAATGGCCGTTGGGCGCACAAGCGCCTATTGCCGCGCATTGCCGGGCACCGTCAGGGTGTCGAATCCTTGCGTCGCTGCATCCGCGCCTGCGCCGAACGCGGCGTGAAGGTGCTGACGGTGTTCGCGTTCTCTTCCGAGAACTGGAATCGCCCTGAGGAAGAAGTCAGCGGGCTGATGGAGCTGATGGGCAAGGCGTTGGCCAATGAGGTGCCTGAGCTGCATCGGGCGGGCATCCGCATGTATTTCGTGGGTGATCGCGATTCCTTGTCCGCGCGCATGCAGCAAAGCCTGACGCAGGCGGAGGCTGCCACGGCGGCCAATTCGCGCATGGTGCTCAACGTGTGTTTCAACTACGGCGGACGTTGGGACATCGCCCAGGCCGCGGCGCGGGTGGCGGCCAGCGGCCAGCCGATCAATGAAGAATCGCTGGGGCGCGCGACAGCGCTCGCGCATGTGCCCGACCCCGATCTGCTGATTCGCACGGGTGGCGAGCATCGCATCAGCAACTTTCTGTTGTGGCAGTGCGCCTACAGCGAGCTGTATTTCAGCGACAAGCTCTGGCCCGATTTCGACGAAGCCGCGCTGGACG
- the frr gene encoding ribosome recycling factor, with translation MTIADIKSNTQTKMDQSIAAFKNNLTKIRTGRASPALLDTIHVEYYGNNVPLSQVANVALIDARTISVQPWEKGMGAKIEKAIRESDLGLNPASMGDLIRVPMPPMSEERRKEMTKIVRSEGENAKIAVRNLRRDANEAIKRLVKDKEATEDDQKRSEADIQKSTDKHIAEIDALVASKEKDIMEV, from the coding sequence ATGACCATTGCCGACATCAAATCCAACACGCAGACCAAGATGGATCAATCCATCGCTGCGTTCAAGAACAACCTGACCAAGATCCGCACCGGGCGCGCCAGCCCCGCGCTGCTGGACACCATCCATGTCGAGTACTACGGCAACAACGTGCCCTTGTCCCAAGTTGCCAACGTCGCGCTGATCGACGCGCGCACCATCAGCGTGCAGCCCTGGGAGAAGGGCATGGGTGCCAAGATCGAAAAGGCCATCCGTGAGAGCGATCTGGGCCTGAACCCGGCCAGCATGGGCGATCTGATTCGCGTGCCCATGCCGCCCATGAGCGAAGAGCGCCGCAAGGAAATGACCAAGATCGTGCGCAGCGAGGGCGAGAACGCCAAGATCGCTGTGCGCAACCTGCGCCGCGACGCCAACGAAGCGATCAAGCGCCTGGTCAAGGACAAAGAGGCCACGGAGGACGACCAAAAACGTTCCGAAGCCGACATCCAGAAGTCCACCGACAAACACATCGCCGAGATCGATGCCTTGGTCGCCTCCAAGGAAAAGGACATCATGGAAGTCTGA